The window TACCGGAAACGCGCGGCTACAAGCCGGTCGATCATCGCTACTTTCTGCGGCCCAGGGACTTACCCCCGTTCACGTTCAATGTGATCGAGGCCATGCAGTATGAGCCGACCATCAAACTGGGGTTAGCGGCCCGCGCGGCACCGCTCTGTACGCCGGAATTTGCCTACAAGCAAGGGGATAAATGGATTCCCGGCATTCAGGCCGAAAACGAAATCATCGCCGCTTACGTGGAACGGCAACTATTGAAAATCTGGAATCAAATCGACGTGCTCCTGGATGCCCAACGCTGGGGCTGGGCGGCGGCGGAAATCACCTATGAGGTGACACACTATGGAACCGTGGAGGTGTTGGATTTGCTGCCCCGCCATGCCCGTGATACGCGGATCATCAAGTTTCAGGGGCAACCCGTAGGCGCACGATTTCTGAATGTGCAAATGGCCGACGAGGGCATGGTGGACTGTTTTTTCCCCAATTGTGTGTTTCACAATCATGCATTGGGGGCGGGTGAGGATTACGGCACGAGCATCCTCATCGGCGCGTATTCGCCCTGGGCCGATAAATGGCTCCATGGAGGGGCCCTCGACGTGCGCAGGCTCTTTATGCACAAGGATGCCTACGGGGGAGCCGATTTGGCGTACCCCGAAGGGACCACAATCATTGGTGACCAGGAGGTGCCAAATCGAGACATTGCCCGAGAAGTTGTCGAGCAACTCCAGGCGGGAGGCGTCACCAGTTTCCCCAGCAAGAATGACGCCAATGGCAATCCCCTCTGGAAACTAACCCGCGCCACCGTACCCGCCAATCCTACTCATATCCTGCAATTCCCCAAGGACCTCGATACCGAAATCTTGCGCGGCCTGGAAGTTCCGGACGATGTTTTAAGCTCGGATAATTCGGGCGCCTGGGCTGGCAAGCAAGTCCCAATGGCGGCATTTTACAATTCCCTGGATCGCTGGCTGGCCAGCTTGGTACGTGACGTTGTGAGGCAGGTTTTACGCCCGCTCGTGCGGATGAATTTTGGTGGTGGCCGCTGGTTTGAAGTATCAACTAAGCCGCTGGCCGTGCAGGCGCTCGAGCAGCAAAGTAAAGCGGGACCAGCCAAGTCTCCTGATGGCGGTGGCGGAATGCCGTTCGCTGGCGATGACGGCATGGCCGACGATTCGATGGGAAACGATGAGTATGGGGGTGGGGCGGATGACAGCATGGTGATGGAACGGGCGGTCGGCATGGGGCTGCTACGGGCGGCCAGCACAATTCGCCGGGCCAGGTCGATTGTGCGAAGAGTTCACGCTGTGCCCCCCCAGGCATTAAGCGTGGACAGCCAAGGAAACGAACATGCACCAGCCGGGTCGGAGAAGGGGGGGCAGTTTGTGGGGAACGATCAAGAGAAAGGCAATGGAGACGAATCGCCTTCCGTAGTTGAATTCAAGGGGAATGAATTCGATTTGCAGGCCGACAACAAAACATTAAGGCGCGAGGTTTATGAATATGCCAAAAGCAATTTGGCGGGAAAGAAGTTTGTGAATCTGCATACGAAACGTGAAATTCAGGTATCAATGAAGGGGATCGAGAAAGCAATCGCCAACCTGACCGACAGGCGACGGGCGCTGGCAATAGCCAAGCTCCCTGAATTGCTGGCCAGCGCACAGTACCAAAGCTCGGCCCTGCCAGATATGAAGCCGGGCCACACGGCCAAAGGGTCAAATGTAAGAATGTTCCACGTGTTCAATGTTGCGGTTAATATCGCCAACCAAAAATCCAGGGGGAGATTGATCGTCAGGGAGGACAACAACGGAGATTGGTTTTACAGCCACGATTATGAAGACGCGCAATAAAAAAGCTCGTGGATCAAGCCGGGCGTCCACCATAACGTGTCACGACACCGGCCCACGAGCTATTACTATTATCGGCCACATTCCCCACAAAGCAAGTCAATTCCATCATAAATGACCACTCTCGACAAAATCATCGGACGGGGACTGATCGCCAGCGAAGCGATTTTTGATGAATTCTTGCGCCGATTTTGGCGTGAATTGCGACTGGCCGACCTGCAAAATCCGGCCCTCATTGTCGCCAAAGCCCGGGCGATCCTAGCCGAACTAGAGCCGTCTTTTACGTCGGTCATCGCTATCCCGCAACTCGCCGCTTGGATTCTGGGGCAGAAGCAAATCTCCGATAAGCTGCCGGAATTCACGAGGCAACAATTGCGCGGCTGGGGGGGAGGCAACGACCCTCCCCGGCCCCCCCGGCTCACGCTGGCGGCGTTTGGGGAAGATGGTCCGCCGGTGATTCGCTTTCCGCGGATCGAGCAAGCGGCCAACTTAATGCAAACCCGTGGCATTCTCGATCCGGCGGATTATTACCATGCCGGTGATGCCATCCGGGCCAACTCCTTCACGATGAGCGGCAAGGTCAACGAAGCCATTCTGACCCGCGTGCGGGACGTATTGGCCGAGCAAGTCCAGGATGGGGCTAGCTTGGCTGATTTTCGCCGCGCGATGGCGGGAGAACTGGAGGAGGCCACGCTTGGTCCAGCACACCTAGAAACCGTGTTTCGCACGAATGTGCAAACCGCGTATTCCGATGGCCAGGAAGTGCTGGCGAGCAATCCCGTGGTGGCCGCTGTGTTTCCTTATCAGGAATACTATGCCACACATGACGCCCGCACGCGGCCTGAACATATCGCGCTTGAAACGCTGGGCCTCGATGGCACCGGGATTTATCGGCGGGATGATCCTCTATGGGATATGTTTACGCCCCCGTGGGGTTTTAACTGCCGCTGCACGGTCAATCTCTTGACGATTCGTCAAGCCGCGGACCGGGGCGTTAAGGAAGCCCAGCTTTGGCTGCGGACTGGCCGCGAACCGATCAATCCCGAATGGCGCATTGCGGCGATCCCCTTTCGCCCTCCGGTCGGCTGGGGCCAGCGCAGAAAGTTGGTGGCCGCATGACGACAATCACCCGGTACCCCCTGGTGGATGGCCGTTACTGCCTCGATCCGGGGCCTCTGCGCGAGGATCTGACGCGCTATGGCGGCGGCCACGTGAATTTTGACGGTTTGGCTAATTCCGTGGAATGCCCGCGCGGCAGGCAGCCGGGGAACGCCTGGTTCCTGATGAGCCGCGAGAATGCCGGCAAGCTCCCCAAGAACGCGGCCATCACGATTTCTTGGGTCAGTGGAGCAACGGAAACTTTTGATAACTACTGGTTGGTGAAAGCCGTCGCGGTGACACCTGGACTGAAAGACCAAGCGTATCTGGTGCATTTGCAGGATGTGCGCTGCGTCCTGGAACTGACGGCCATCAACAAGCGATACAACCAGGAAAAGCCGCTGCCGTTTGCGCTGGCCGATTCGCGCTTAGCCGAAAAGTTTTATTCGGATTCTCTGAATAGCGGGGCCTTGTGGACCTGGGCCACGATTTTTGCGGATCTCTGGGCGTTGCTGCCTGGCGTGGCAGGTGCCGCCCCCGCGCTGCCCATTACCCCAGCTAGTTCGCCCCGCAACCTGGCGTTTGTAGGATGCTCGGTCTGGGGGGCGATTTGCGAACTTTTGGCCCGAATCGGCTGCGAACCAAGTTTCAATCCACGGACCGGCACGTTCACGATCATCAACATGGCCGCAGCGGACAATGCCGCGACGCTCAGCAATCTCTCGACCGTCCGAGTATTTGACGCCTTTGCGCTGGAGGGGATCAACGCCAGTCAATCGCCGGCCAATATAATTACGCACTTTGGTAAGGTGGCGCCGACCGCCGAGCCGGACAATCCGGCCCTGACTTATAGCACCGCCAGCGAAATCACGGGCGCGGTGGCGGGGACGAATTGGCCCGCATGGGATGCCGCGCCGGCCAAATACTGCCCAGATCAAACGCTCAATAACGGTGCCGCGCTCAACAGCCGAGCCACCGAGCTAGCGGGATATCTGTCCGGCTGGTTCGCCCAAGCCAATACCGACCGGATCATGGTTTTTCAGGGTGTGCAGCGATTGCAGCCCACGAGTCGCATCCAGCGGATTGTGTGGCGGGACTGGGGGGACGGGGAAGGGACGCTGACGGAAGTTTACAACGGGGGCGGGATGCCGCCGAGCTTTTCCGCCGAGACCGTGGAGCCACAGCGGCTGTGTCGCTTTATCTTGACTGCGAACCTAAACCCTGGATCATCGGCGGCGGCTAGTGTGCTGGAATACGTGAACGCGGCGGGCAATTGGCAGGCTGGCACGTGCCCAATCACGGTTTACGACTCCGCCAACTTGCTCTCGACCGCGTT of the Pirellulales bacterium genome contains:
- a CDS encoding phage minor head protein is translated as MTTLDKIIGRGLIASEAIFDEFLRRFWRELRLADLQNPALIVAKARAILAELEPSFTSVIAIPQLAAWILGQKQISDKLPEFTRQQLRGWGGGNDPPRPPRLTLAAFGEDGPPVIRFPRIEQAANLMQTRGILDPADYYHAGDAIRANSFTMSGKVNEAILTRVRDVLAEQVQDGASLADFRRAMAGELEEATLGPAHLETVFRTNVQTAYSDGQEVLASNPVVAAVFPYQEYYATHDARTRPEHIALETLGLDGTGIYRRDDPLWDMFTPPWGFNCRCTVNLLTIRQAADRGVKEAQLWLRTGREPINPEWRIAAIPFRPPVGWGQRRKLVAA